AGCATTTCTATCGCAGCCGACAATCGCCGCTGGGCTACAGTCATATCGAGGGCATGCAGCACGTGGACAAGGTGATCGACATCGACCAGTCGCCCATCGGCCGCACACCGCGTTCGAATCCGGCTACGTACACAGGTGTGTTCACGCCGATTCGCGATCTGTTTTCGCAGCTGCCGGAATCCAAGCTGCGCGGTTACAAACCGGGACGATTCAGTTTTAACGTCAAGGGCGGCCGCTGCGAGGCCTGCGAGGGCGACGGCATTATCAAGATCGAAATGCATTTTCTGCCGGATGTGTATGTCACCTGCGAAGTGTGCAAGGGCAAACGCTACAATCGAGAGACCCTGGAGGTGCAGTACAAGGGCAAATCTATTGCCGATATCCTGGACATGACCGTGTCTCAGGCGCTGGAGTTTTTCGCCAAGATCCCGGTTGTCCAGCGTAAACTCAAGACGCTGTACGATGTGGGACTCGGGTACATCAAACTGGGGCAGCAGGCCACCACGCTTTCCGGGGGTGAGGCGCAGCGCGTCAAGCTGGCCACCGAGCTGTCCAAACGCAGCACCGGCAAGACTGTGTACATTCTGGATGAGCCGACCACCGGTCTGCATTTCGAGGATATCAAGATGCTACTGACCGTGCTCAACCGGTTGGTGGACCGCGGCAATACCGTGATCGTCATCGAACACCAGCTGGATGTCATCAAATCCGCGGATCATATCATTGATCTGGGACCCGAAGGCGGCGACCAGGGCGGGGAGATCATTGCGACCGGCACGCCGGAAGAGGTGGCGCAGATTCGGGAATCGTATACCGGGCAGTTTTTAAAACAAGAGTTGGGATTGTGAGGGGTGAATTGTGAATCGGGAGTTGTAAAAGGGGGATCGATTATTTTTACGTTGATAGAGGATTTTGTTTGTATTTAATAATATTGATGGCTATTATTATTAATAAACGGCCTAAAGCTTTAATAAGAGAAGATTAATTAAAGAAAAGGCCATTTTTATAAAGAAAATACAATGAAATATTACAAATTGGGGCAATATATTGCTCAAAAATAAAAAGTAAAAATTGACCAATAAATAATCTCAACTCATTGATAGCATAATATGGATTAACTTTTTATTTTTTTGCGATTTTTGCTTCTTTGCGTGAATTGGTTGTTTAAAGCAGATGCACGCTAGAGGCAAAGATATACAGAGAAATCTGAATATTGGCTTTATAATTATCTTTACGTCTTTCGTTTAAAAATTTTCCCAATCGGTTCGTGATAGATTCAAAATAGATATGATCGAAAGATATTGACAACTATATCGTTAATTCGGCAAGCGGGTGAACGCGGATAAAAACAGGAGGCTTGTTATGAAGCGTTTAAAGCTTTTGGTTCTGCTATGGGGGATGTTGTTCTGTTGTGTTACAATGGCGCAATTGCCGCTGTCATCCAGTCCTGTTCAGACTCCGCATCCGATTGCCGATCCCGAGATTTCGCTGATCGGCGAGACCTGCATCATGCTCGAATACGAATCCGTGTATGACGTGCACACCGAACCCGATCCTGTGAATTATCCGAATATGCGCAGTCAGCCGGCCCAGTTTGACTGGTCGCGGATTTTATCGGATCTGGAGACGGTGGTAAATCCCGTCAACTATGATTTTGTGCTGCTCTATACCCTGCGCGAGGTGCCGGGCTGGATCAAGAACGGCTATAAACGCTATGTGGCTGCTCAGAATATCGGACTGCCCAACGCCGGATACGGCGCACCGATGTTCCCGGCCTGGACCCGCCTGCGCTCTATTTGTCACATGAATTCAGTGGATTTTCTCGATCGCGACAATCCGTCGTTTCCGGATCTGCCGCGCTACGGCAGCAGTCTGGTGGCCATCCATGAAATGGGACATTTTTGGCTGGTGTACATCACCCGCAATCTCATGACCGGACATGCCGGTTGGGACCTGTACCTGTATCCGCTCGGATACCTGGCGTCCTATGTGCCGCACTGGATGGGAATCTGGGAAGGAGACGGCCTGCCGGGCCTCATGCTGACCGGGCCGAACGGGGTTGAGTTCAATGCCTGGGATTTGTATCTGATGGGACTGATGGGATACGACCAAGCCGTTGCGTACGAATACAGCATCAAACACGACGGCACTGTGTATAATATCGATCTGGACGACCTGATCGGCGCTTTGTCTGAGGCCGCTCCGGATTATTACAGCGGCGACGGCCGCCGGGCGCCGGATATTGATCCAGAGTCCGACAGTCTGCAGACGCTGATCGCCATGATCAAGGGTCGGGATGATACGCTCACGACCCGGCGCCGTGATCTGGCGCTAAATCTGGCCATGCATCTGCCGCCGGACTGGCGCACCGCTACCTGGGGCCGCTCCGAGATGACAGTCGGTATTGATCTGGCCGGGGCGCATATGAACGACCAGACGCAGGCGGGGCACGCCTACGGGTACTGGTTTGAAAAAGATGTCTGGCGCTGGCAGGAATTTGCGCCGCAGCTGTCGGTGTTGACCGGACTGGATATTTACATCTGCCGGAACGGGAATCCCGGCAATCTTGTATGCGAGATTCGCACTTTAAGCGATTCCGTGCTCATGCGGAAGGTTATTGACAAAGGCTGCACTCCGGTTCAAGACTGGATGCATGTATTTCTCGGCGACAGCATTCGGCTGAATCCCGGGGATATTTACCGCATCTATGTGTCGGCGGATTCCGCGTCCGGGTCACCGTCAAATCGCTATTTCTGGAGGGGCAGCAATGAATCTGATTACAATTCCGGATGCCGAACCAGTGTCTCGGAAACACATCCGGATTTTGATTTTGCGTTCCGCACCTACGGTCGTCCGGCGCCGATGCAGGTCGAGGCCGATCCGGCCCGGAAACCCGCACAGGTGGTTTTGCACGACAATTACCCCAATCCGTTCAATCCAGTGACCCGTATCCGCTACCGGTTGAACCGTGCGAGTCCGGTACGTCTGCAAGTGTTTGACATCCGCGGACGCCGGGTGGCGTTGTTGGTGGACGCTGTACAGTCGGCCGGAGCGCATGAAATCGAATTCGACGGCCGCGGACAGGCCAGCGGCGTGTATATTTACCGCCTGCAAACGCCCAGGACGGTCCGGACGGGCAAGATGGTGTTGGCAAGGTGAGCAAAACGTAAGAAAAAGGGTTGTGATGGTGTTGTAGCATGAACAGTGGCCCTGGCTGTCCTGTGCTGACCCCCTGATCCCGATAAATCGGGATCTGTCTCCCTTGAAAAAGAGGAATAAAAAATATAAGCGCAGGTCTCGTCTCAGGGGGGATACACTCAATTTTCCTGCATAAACAGTCCGGGTCATTTTTCTCTCTTTATTCAAGGAGGGGTAAATTCGGCAGGTGGGTACTGCCGCTGCATTCTGCGCTGATCGACGATTTCCGAGTCCCCCATCATTTTCTTTCTTTTTCTATAAGAACTAACTAACACTTTAAACATTTATTACTTGCATCTTTAACAAAAATTCAATAAGATTCAAAAAGCATAAAACGCGGAGTAGCGTATGGGGTTGTACAGGAACAAAAGCAGGAAGCATCCGTGTCGGGTGAGCGATGAGCGGCAGGGTTTATGTCGCTGGCCGGCGTCAAACTGCGCCCGCCTGTCTTTTAATGTTGATATATTCTGCCGGCTTGAGACAGTGAACCCGTCGATTTAATTGAATGGATATCAAGACGTTGATAAATTGAGAAAAATATAGCAGCAAAATACCAACAAAGCGAAATAGTCCATAGCTGTTTGCCAATAAATAAAACATGTTCAATTAAAAATAAGAATCATTATGAAACCTTTAAATTTGTCTGTAACTATAATACTTTTTTTGGGTATTATTTCGTATGGGTCTGGTCAACACCATGAATTTGATCCGGAACAATATTGTCGGAAACATCGTAAAGCCATCCAGCTCATTGTTGATGGCGAAATTGAAGAGGCAATTGAGTTGGCCGACTCATTTGTTGATGAGAATTCAAAAGATATTGAAGCTGTTTATGTAATGGCCGTTGCCCATGCCCAAAAAGGTGAGATAAAAAAAGCCATGGATTATGTCGAAAAGTCACTGGAACTGGGCATTCCCTTTTCACGATATTTAGCCGGCCCAAGGGATTTGCTCAGGCCACTCATTAACAGCAAGCCCTTCCGGCAACGTGTGAAAGACAATGGTTTCTATCTGCTTCATGGTCCCATGCTGAGTAACGTAACAGACTCCCGGGCTGAGTTTTGGGTGCGGACATTCAGGGAATATCCCGTCTCTGTTTTGGTAAAGGAACCGGGTACAGAAAAGATCATACGATCCGAAACAGTGAAAACGGATGCTTCCCGGGATTACACGGCAATCATTCCGGTTACAGGGTTGAAAGCAAACACGGAATATCGATACCTCATTATTGTCGGGGGCAAAGAATTTGGAAACAAAGCCACGGATAAACGATGGGTTTTCCGAACCTATCCGCCAACAGGAGAGCCTGGCCAAGTAGCGGTTGGATTCGGTGGAGGCGCCGGATATACCCCGTTTTACAACCACATGTGGAATACGCTTTCGGCAAACTGGCTGCCGGCATTCCTTTTCCTGGGCGATAACGTGTATATTGATCATCCCAAATATCCCCAGGTGCAGGATTATTGCTATTACAGGAGACAATCCTCTGAGGAGTATAAAGAATTTGTTTCAAGAACCTCTATTTATGCCATATGGGATGATCATGATTTTGGCGAGAATGATTCCTGGGGTACCCCCTCTAAAGACCAGCCCGAATGGAAGATTCCGGTGTGGAAGAAATACAAGGACAACTGGAACAATCCCTATTACGGAGGAGGAGAAGAAATCCCCGGTGTCTGGACCGATTTTTCCATCGGAGATGTCGATTTTTTTATGCTTGACGGCAGGTACTACCGGTCTTCTCCGACATTGGAGCATCCGGATATGTTAGGTGGAGCTCAGAAAGAATGGCTGTTTGAGAAGC
This genomic window from candidate division KSB1 bacterium contains:
- a CDS encoding T9SS type A sorting domain-containing protein, which codes for MKRLKLLVLLWGMLFCCVTMAQLPLSSSPVQTPHPIADPEISLIGETCIMLEYESVYDVHTEPDPVNYPNMRSQPAQFDWSRILSDLETVVNPVNYDFVLLYTLREVPGWIKNGYKRYVAAQNIGLPNAGYGAPMFPAWTRLRSICHMNSVDFLDRDNPSFPDLPRYGSSLVAIHEMGHFWLVYITRNLMTGHAGWDLYLYPLGYLASYVPHWMGIWEGDGLPGLMLTGPNGVEFNAWDLYLMGLMGYDQAVAYEYSIKHDGTVYNIDLDDLIGALSEAAPDYYSGDGRRAPDIDPESDSLQTLIAMIKGRDDTLTTRRRDLALNLAMHLPPDWRTATWGRSEMTVGIDLAGAHMNDQTQAGHAYGYWFEKDVWRWQEFAPQLSVLTGLDIYICRNGNPGNLVCEIRTLSDSVLMRKVIDKGCTPVQDWMHVFLGDSIRLNPGDIYRIYVSADSASGSPSNRYFWRGSNESDYNSGCRTSVSETHPDFDFAFRTYGRPAPMQVEADPARKPAQVVLHDNYPNPFNPVTRIRYRLNRASPVRLQVFDIRGRRVALLVDAVQSAGAHEIEFDGRGQASGVYIYRLQTPRTVRTGKMVLAR
- a CDS encoding alkaline phosphatase D family protein, translating into MKPLNLSVTIILFLGIISYGSGQHHEFDPEQYCRKHRKAIQLIVDGEIEEAIELADSFVDENSKDIEAVYVMAVAHAQKGEIKKAMDYVEKSLELGIPFSRYLAGPRDLLRPLINSKPFRQRVKDNGFYLLHGPMLSNVTDSRAEFWVRTFREYPVSVLVKEPGTEKIIRSETVKTDASRDYTAIIPVTGLKANTEYRYLIIVGGKEFGNKATDKRWVFRTYPPTGEPGQVAVGFGGGAGYTPFYNHMWNTLSANWLPAFLFLGDNVYIDHPKYPQVQDYCYYRRQSSEEYKEFVSRTSIYAIWDDHDFGENDSWGTPSKDQPEWKIPVWKKYKDNWNNPYYGGGEEIPGVWTDFSIGDVDFFMLDGRYYRSSPTLEHPDMLGGAQKEWLFEKLKQSGATFKVIASPVPWSFGVKGGTQTVYGPSGTVKPNDSESSQFPPYEATQVPRTSDTWEGYAEEREKIFSFIEENNIEGVVLISADRHRSDAWKITREDGYDFYEFESSKLTNVHTHPVFPESIFGYNENCSFGLLEFNTEKRDPEVTYKIISIDNEVMNQITLRRSQLEFNR